From the genome of Thiovibrio frasassiensis:
GATGATGTTGATCCCGCTTTGGGTGAGTACGGCGAAGACCCTGCAGAATCTGGCCATGTAGATCTTGGTGGCCAGGGGGCCAAAGATCGGCACCCTCAGCAGCAGCCCGTCGCGGAAGAGGACGAAATCGCGGGAGCCCAAGGCCAGACGGTAGGCGATGAACAGGGCCAGGGCAGCGCCGACAATGCCCAGAGTATTGTCGGCAAAAAAGGTACTGACCCCCATGAGAATCCGGGTGGCCAGGGGCAGCTCAACCTTGGCTGCGGCAAAGAGCTTGGCGAATTTGGGCACCACGAAGCTCATCAGGAAAAAAACCGCGCCGGTGATGGCGAAGATGACGATCTTCGGGTAGCGGGTGGCGGACTTGATCCGTTCCTTGATGGCTTTTTCGTTTTCATAGAGCGAGGCCAGGTAGGCAAAGGCCTTGTCCAGGGAGCCGGTTTCCTCGCCCACCTTGACGATATTGTAGAATAGGACGTTAAAGGTCCTTGGCTGGCGGCTTACGGCATCGCTCAGGCTGGCGCCGCTTTCCACCTCGGCGGTCATGGAGTGAATGATATCACGGAGGATGGGGTTGCTCACCTGGAGGGCCAGGATACCGAAGGACTCGATGATGCTGACCCCTGCGGCCAGCAGGGTGGCCAGTTGCCGGCAAAAAAGGATCTTGTCTTCCAGGGTGACTCCGAAAAGCCGTTCACTGAGCGTGGGCGAGGTCGTGGCCTGGGAGGTGTTTTTTAGTCCTGCGGATTGCTGTTCGGAGAGAACCTGGATGTTGACCGGGCTCAAGCCTCCTTTTTGCAGCCAAGCTTCCACTTCCGGCATGATCTCGGCAGCATGGGTGCCGGAAACAATCCGGCCGGCGGAGTTGATGGCCTCGTAACGAAAGATCGGCACCGGTTACTCCTTCAGCTCCATGGTGACGCGGAATGCTTCGTCAACCGAGGTGTGGCCGCTGACCACCTTGGCAATGCCGGATTGACGCAGGGAGGTGAGGTCTTCTTTGAGCGCTTGTCGGAAGATATCCTGGCTGGAGGATTTCTTGAGGATAAGATCCTCGATGGCCTGGGAAATGACCATGGTTTCGTAGATGGCGATTCGTCCTTTGTAGCCGGATCCTTCGCATTTGTCGCAGCCCACCGGTTTGTAAAACCTCCGGGTCTGGTCATAGGTGAGCCCCAGGGCAAGTTGAAGTTCTTCCGGCGGGGTGAATGTTGCTTTGCAGTTGGGGCAAAGCAACCGCAGGAGCCGCTGAGCCACTACAATACCAACGGCCGAGGCGATAAGAAAGGGAGGGATGCCCATGTCGATGAGCCGGGTGATCGCCCCCGCCGCATCGTTGGTGTGCAGGGTGGAAAGCACCAGGTGGCCGGTGAGGGCAGACTGGATGGCGATCTCGGCGGTTTCCGCATCGCGGATCTCACCGATCATGATGATGTCCGGATCCTGGCGGAGGATGGAGCGCAGGGAGTTGGCAAAGGTGAGGTCGGCCCGGACATTGACCTGCACCTGATTGATTCCGGCCAGTTCGTACTCCACCGGGTCTTCCACGGTGACGATGTTCTTCTCCACCGAGTTGAGGTAATTGAGGGCGCCGTAGAGGGTGGTGGTTTTGCCGCTGCCGGTGGGGCCGGTGACCAGGATGATCTCGTGGGGTCGGGAGAGATGCTCCATAAACAGGGCGCGCTGGTAGGGCTCAAAGCCAAGCTCCTGCAGGTTGAAACGCATGGTGCCCTTGTCCAGCAACCGCATCACCACCTTTTCCCCGGCGTTTAGGGGCAGGATGGAAACCCGCACGTCAAATTCCTTGCCGGTGATGGGCATTTCAAAGCGACCGTCCTGGGGTTTACGGCGCTCGCCGATATCAAGATGGGCCAGGATCTTGATGCGGGAGATGAGGTTGGGGTGCATTTCCAAGGGAAAGGTGTTGCCTTCACGGAGGATGCCGTCCACCCGGGTGCGCACCCGGACCCGTTCATGGTCCGGCTCGATGTGGATGTCGCTGGCTCGCTGGCGCACGGCCTTAAGCAGGATATCATTGATGGCGCTGACGGTGGCGGATTCTTCCCCTGAGTCATCAAACCGTTG
Proteins encoded in this window:
- a CDS encoding type II secretion system F family protein — translated: MPIFRYEAINSAGRIVSGTHAAEIMPEVEAWLQKGGLSPVNIQVLSEQQSAGLKNTSQATTSPTLSERLFGVTLEDKILFCRQLATLLAAGVSIIESFGILALQVSNPILRDIIHSMTAEVESGASLSDAVSRQPRTFNVLFYNIVKVGEETGSLDKAFAYLASLYENEKAIKERIKSATRYPKIVIFAITGAVFFLMSFVVPKFAKLFAAAKVELPLATRILMGVSTFFADNTLGIVGAALALFIAYRLALGSRDFVLFRDGLLLRVPIFGPLATKIYMARFCRVFAVLTQSGINIIKTLQLSANALENLVLFQMVEEITGEVEEGVNLHEAMARHHAIPPMVPQMIAIGEQSGKLDEMMEKVADYYDLESDYTIRNLSTLIEPILLLVLGVMVGLIALAIFTPMWDMLKVVRGGG
- a CDS encoding GspE/PulE family protein, coding for MTIAPKRRKFGDILVEGGLITATQLQQALAYGTDRDIKLGEALRELGFVNDTAVANTIARQLKIPFIDFRKIVVDPEVAQIIPEAVSRKYKVIALGKRPGEVLVAFADPLNIFAIDEVGRYILDKTVVCVGIESEIIATMDRLYASSIKIEQRFDDSGEESATVSAINDILLKAVRQRASDIHIEPDHERVRVRTRVDGILREGNTFPLEMHPNLISRIKILAHLDIGERRKPQDGRFEMPITGKEFDVRVSILPLNAGEKVVMRLLDKGTMRFNLQELGFEPYQRALFMEHLSRPHEIILVTGPTGSGKTTTLYGALNYLNSVEKNIVTVEDPVEYELAGINQVQVNVRADLTFANSLRSILRQDPDIIMIGEIRDAETAEIAIQSALTGHLVLSTLHTNDAAGAITRLIDMGIPPFLIASAVGIVVAQRLLRLLCPNCKATFTPPEELQLALGLTYDQTRRFYKPVGCDKCEGSGYKGRIAIYETMVISQAIEDLILKKSSSQDIFRQALKEDLTSLRQSGIAKVVSGHTSVDEAFRVTMELKE